The sequence CTCCCCCACGATGCGCGTCGTAGCCGCCCTCCGCAACCAGTTCGGCGGCCACGCCGTCGAGTCCTCCAAGGGCGCCGACTCCCCCGGCGCCGACGTGAACCCTCCCTCGGTCTGATCCTCGGTTATCCACAGTTGTGGGTTCCGGCCCCGGCTCCCGGCGGTGTGTTCCAGGCTGGGAGTGGGGTCGGCCCCCTGGGAGGGCGGGGTGTGCACAGGCCCTCCGTGTGGGTGAGGTGTGTGGTGGGGGGCGGGTGAGGCTCTACGCTCGTGTGTTGTGCACGTCGCCCACCTTTCGTTGCAGGACTTCCGCTCGTATCCGGCCGCCGAGGTCGCTTTGGAGCCGGGGGTCACCGCGTTCGTGGGGCCGAACGGGCAGGGCAAGACGAACCTGGTCGAGGCCATCGGATACGTCGCCTCGCACGGCAGTCACAGGGCCGCGACGGATGCGCCGCTCGTCCGGCACGGGGCGCCGCGGGCGATCGTGCGGGCCGGGGTGGTGAAGGATGACCGCAAGGCGCTGATCGAGCTCGAGATCAACCCGGGCAAGGCGAACCGGGCGCGGCTCAACCGGTCCCCCGTCCCCAGGCCGCGCGAGATCCTGGGGATGCTGCGGACGGTGTTGTTCGCCCCTGAGGACCTCTCGCTCGTGAAGGGCGACCCGGGGGAGCGGCGCCGGTTCATGGACGAGTTGCTGACCGCGCGGGCGCCACGGTTCGCCGGCGTGCGGTCCGACTACGACCGTGTCCTCAAGCAGCGCAACGCCCTGTTGAAATCGGCGGCCGCGCACCGGCGCTCCCCTGGCCCGGAGGTGCTCGCCACCCTGGACGTGTGGGATTCGCATCTGGCGCGCATGGGATCGGAGCTCCTGGCGGCACGGCTCGATCTCGTTGGGGCGCTGCGCCCGCTCGTGGCACAGGCCTATGCGGCGCTCGCTCCGCACAGTGACGCGGCCGATCTGATCTACAAGAGCTCCCTCGGGGACGCGGAGTTGTCCACAGACCGTGGACAACTGGCCGAGCAGATCCTGAAGGCGGTCGCCGAGTCGCGCAAGCAGGAACTGGAACGCGGCGTGAGCCTCGTCGGCCCGCACCGGGACGAGCTGGTGCTGCGCCTCGGGGAGCTTCCGGCGCGCGGCTACGCCAGCCACGGCGAGTCGTGGTCGTTCGCGCTCGGGCTGCGGCTCGCCGCGTTCGACCTGCTCCGCGCGGACGGCGACGACCCCGTCCTCATCCTGGACGACGTGTTCGCCGAGCTGGACACCGGGCGGCGCAGCCGGCTGGCCGAGATGGTGGCGCCGGCCGAGCAGGTCCTGATCACGGCGGCAGTCCCCGCCGACGTCCCCGCCGAACTGACAGGGGGCTCGTATACCGTCTCGGACGGCCAGGTCGTTCGTGACTCCGAGGGGACGAGCGAGTGAGTGATCCACAGGATGTGCACAAGTCCGCCGAAGACGGGGCTCCTCCCGCCAAGTCAGGGATCGAGCTGGCCCGCGAGGCGCTCGCCCAGGCCAAGGCGGACGCGCTCAAGCGCGGCACGATGCCCGGCCAGGGCGGCAAGCGCAAGGGCGCCGGACGGGGCGGGCGCGTGCGGGATCCCGGGCGTGGCGGCGACCCCCAGCTGTTCGGGGCGGCGATCCGCGACCTGATGGCCTCGCGCGGGTGGGAGCAGCGCGCCGCCGTCGGCGGGGTGTTCGGCAACTGGGCCGGCATCGTCGGCGCGGAACTCGCCGAGCACACCCGGCCCGAGCACTTCGAGGACGGCGAGCTCACCGTTGCCGCCGACTCGACGACCTGGGCCACGCAGCTGCGCCTGCTGTCGTCCACGCTCGTGCGGCGGCTGAACGAGGAACTCGGCCACGGCACCGTCCGCCGCGTGAAGGTGGTGGGGCCCTCGTCAGGGCCGCGCCGGACGGGTGCGTGGCGCGTCCGGTGAGCCGACGCCCCGGACCGCGCCGATGTGTCAGTGGCGGGTGGGAACATCTGTTCGGTGATGGGTCGTCCAGTTCAGCGGCGAGCGCCACGTAGGCCAAATAACCCCCCTGACCCAATGGGGGGATGTGTCTCCGGGGCCCTTCGGCCGCCACACGCGCACACAGCGCTCGCGAGTGCCACTTTTCGCCTCGTCACCCGGTAGAATGAATGCGGGTTCAGGATGCTGCGCCGTCATTGGGCGCCCGAGGCTCTGACCAGCATGACCAGAGCACCGACCGGGTGCCCGCATGTGTGTTACGGGGCACACCGCGCCTCCCTCGGGCGCGGAGCGGCAGACATCCCCGGCAGGAGGATCTCCTTTGGCGTACGACGCTAGTTCGATCACTGTCCTTGAAGGGCTTGAGGCAGTTCGCAAGCGCCCGGGCATGTACATCGGCTCGACGGGCGAGCGCGGGTTGCACCACCTCGTCTACGAGATCGTGGACAACGCGGTCGACGAGGCCTTGGCCGGCTACGCCGACGAGATCGTGGTCACGCTCATGGCCGACGGCGGCGTCAGCGTCCTCGACAACGGCCGTGGCATCCCCGTCGGTGAGCACCCTGTGGAAAAGCGCCCGGCCATCGAGCTGGTGCTGACCACGCTGCACGCGGGCGGCAAGTTCGACGGCAAGTCCTACGCCGTCTCGGGCGGCCTGCACGGTGTGGGCTCGGCCGTGGTGAACGCGCTGTCCACCCGGATGGAGGCGGAGGTCCGCACCGACGGCCACGTGTGGCGCCAGTCCTACACCTGGCAGGGGCCCGAGATCGAGCTCCAGAAGGGTGAGGAGACCGACGAGACCGGGACCCTCATCACGTTCTGGCCCGACCCCGACATCTTCGAGACCCTCGAGTGGAACTTCGAGACGCTCTCCCGCCGGATGCAGGAGATGGCGTTCCTCAACCGCGGCCTGTCCATCACGCTGCAGGACGAGCGCCCCGACCACGTCAACGGCGAGCCGCACGTCGTCCGGTACCACTACGAAGGCGGCATCGAGGACTTCGTCCGCTACCTGAACGCGCGCAAGGACTCCGCGCACGAGTCCGTCATCTACTTCAACGACGACGCCACCGGCATGTCG is a genomic window of Actinomadura citrea containing:
- the recF gene encoding DNA replication/repair protein RecF (All proteins in this family for which functions are known are DNA-binding proteins that assist the filamentation of RecA onto DNA for the initiation of recombination or recombinational repair.), with protein sequence MHVAHLSLQDFRSYPAAEVALEPGVTAFVGPNGQGKTNLVEAIGYVASHGSHRAATDAPLVRHGAPRAIVRAGVVKDDRKALIELEINPGKANRARLNRSPVPRPREILGMLRTVLFAPEDLSLVKGDPGERRRFMDELLTARAPRFAGVRSDYDRVLKQRNALLKSAAAHRRSPGPEVLATLDVWDSHLARMGSELLAARLDLVGALRPLVAQAYAALAPHSDAADLIYKSSLGDAELSTDRGQLAEQILKAVAESRKQELERGVSLVGPHRDELVLRLGELPARGYASHGESWSFALGLRLAAFDLLRADGDDPVLILDDVFAELDTGRRSRLAEMVAPAEQVLITAAVPADVPAELTGGSYTVSDGQVVRDSEGTSE
- a CDS encoding DUF721 domain-containing protein — translated: MSDPQDVHKSAEDGAPPAKSGIELAREALAQAKADALKRGTMPGQGGKRKGAGRGGRVRDPGRGGDPQLFGAAIRDLMASRGWEQRAAVGGVFGNWAGIVGAELAEHTRPEHFEDGELTVAADSTTWATQLRLLSSTLVRRLNEELGHGTVRRVKVVGPSSGPRRTGAWRVR